The following are encoded in a window of Nostoc sp. UHCC 0302 genomic DNA:
- a CDS encoding DUF1186 domain-containing protein, giving the protein MELEEILSQLENNTGKFPRLALERAIEERTAITPILLTALEKFSNNPEELSDRNDYILHIYALYLLAQFREPLAYPLIIKFFSAPGEISMDLIGDIVTEDLGRILASVSHGNIEPLKQIIENQQVNEYVRNAALESLLVLVAQRVTPREEVIQYYAKFFSNGVGEEFDYIWTNLVTNSAQLCAIELKPQIDKVFEEDLIDQFFIEQEDVNDYFELGIEGALEKLRDNSRYSFIEDVISETKNWDCFQQSRFPQLDTLYINPDELISWTPKKAKTQAKNKKKMQAQSRRKNRSKKK; this is encoded by the coding sequence ATGGAACTAGAAGAAATTTTATCCCAATTAGAAAACAATACAGGGAAATTTCCCCGTTTAGCTTTAGAAAGAGCTATTGAAGAACGAACAGCGATAACTCCCATATTATTAACAGCTTTAGAAAAGTTCAGTAACAACCCGGAAGAGTTATCAGATAGAAATGATTACATACTACACATTTATGCTTTGTATTTACTAGCACAATTTAGAGAACCATTAGCATATCCTTTAATCATCAAGTTTTTTTCGGCTCCAGGTGAAATCTCAATGGATCTGATCGGAGATATAGTGACTGAAGATTTAGGGAGAATACTTGCTTCTGTTAGTCACGGAAACATTGAACCATTAAAACAAATAATAGAAAACCAACAAGTCAACGAGTATGTGAGAAATGCTGCTTTAGAGTCGTTGCTAGTTTTGGTAGCTCAAAGAGTTACTCCTAGAGAAGAAGTTATACAATATTATGCCAAATTTTTCTCAAATGGAGTTGGGGAAGAATTTGATTATATTTGGACTAATTTAGTAACCAATAGCGCCCAGCTTTGTGCAATTGAACTTAAGCCACAGATTGATAAAGTTTTTGAAGAAGATTTAATTGACCAGTTTTTTATAGAGCAGGAAGATGTCAATGATTATTTTGAACTGGGGATAGAAGGGGCTTTAGAAAAACTGCGGGATAATTCGCGTTACTCTTTTATTGAAGATGTGATATCAGAAACGAAAAATTGGGACTGTTTTCAACAATCAAGGTTTCCACAACTGGATACCCTCTATATTAACCCAGACGAATTAATTTCCTGGACACCAAAAAAAGCTAAAACTCAAGCTAAAAACAAGAAAAAAATGCAGGCACAATCTCGTCGAAAAAATCGCTCTAAGAAAAAGTGA
- a CDS encoding EF-hand domain-containing protein, with translation MATEQELQSLFNTLDSDQDGKISKNELFFSPGLSAIISAETGVSSPQELLAMHGDKDGSITFEQLKRVVQETGNLS, from the coding sequence ATGGCAACTGAGCAAGAGCTTCAATCTCTTTTTAATACCTTGGATAGCGATCAAGATGGCAAAATTTCTAAAAATGAGCTTTTTTTTAGCCCTGGCTTAAGTGCGATCATTTCGGCAGAAACGGGTGTGAGTAGTCCCCAGGAATTGCTAGCTATGCACGGCGATAAAGACGGTAGTATTACCTTTGAGCAGTTAAAGAGAGTTGTTCAGGAAACTGGAAATTTAAGCTAA
- a CDS encoding thermonuclease family protein, producing MKSLQKFLITLTALTIASAITVTIFYKWDNSSISLTEEWAVTDVADGNTITVRQTDGSQMEVKLCGIELLSVKQGQLLSDEANKKLRALIAAADNQVMIIPVARHTQGHTVAEVVTTGKDGIEISVQEEMLKSGLAYHDKNTLNCPNALAFSKAQEIAKASRVGVWRQSKLADTP from the coding sequence ATGAAGTCATTACAAAAATTTTTGATTACCTTAACTGCGCTCACCATAGCAAGCGCCATCACTGTAACGATTTTCTACAAATGGGATAATTCATCTATTTCTTTAACTGAAGAATGGGCTGTTACTGATGTGGCAGATGGAAACACAATCACGGTCAGACAAACCGATGGTAGTCAAATGGAAGTTAAGCTTTGTGGTATTGAGCTTCTATCGGTTAAGCAAGGTCAACTATTGAGCGATGAGGCTAATAAGAAACTACGAGCGTTGATTGCTGCTGCTGATAACCAAGTCATGATTATTCCAGTTGCAAGACATACTCAGGGACATACTGTTGCAGAAGTGGTGACTACTGGCAAGGATGGAATTGAGATTAGTGTCCAAGAGGAGATGCTAAAAAGTGGCTTGGCTTATCACGATAAAAATACGTTGAATTGCCCAAATGCTTTAGCTTTTTCCAAAGCTCAAGAAATAGCTAAAGCATCCAGAGTTGGAGTGTGGAGACAATCAAAATTAGCAGACACACCTTAA
- a CDS encoding HU family DNA-binding protein yields the protein MNKGELVDAVAAKANVTKKQADEIISAFLEVVTEAVANGEKVTLVGFGSFERRERSQREGRNPKTQETMTIPATKVPAFSPGKLFKEKVAP from the coding sequence ATGAACAAAGGCGAACTAGTGGATGCTGTAGCAGCAAAAGCCAACGTCACAAAAAAGCAAGCTGATGAAATCATCAGTGCTTTTTTAGAAGTCGTGACAGAGGCTGTAGCAAATGGGGAGAAGGTAACGCTGGTAGGGTTTGGCTCATTTGAGCGGCGGGAACGCTCCCAGCGCGAGGGGCGTAATCCCAAAACCCAAGAAACAATGACCATTCCAGCTACCAAAGTTCCTGCGTTTTCTCCAGGTAAGCTGTTCAAAGAAAAAGTAGCACCATAG
- a CDS encoding HU family DNA-binding protein, with the protein MNKGELVDAVAAKANVTKKQADGIISAFLEVVTEAVANGEKITLVGFGSFERRERSEREGRNPKTQETMTIPATRVPGFSPGKLFKEKVAP; encoded by the coding sequence ATGAACAAAGGCGAATTAGTGGATGCTGTAGCGGCAAAGGCCAACGTCACAAAAAAGCAAGCTGATGGAATCATTAGTGCTTTTTTAGAAGTCGTGACCGAAGCTGTAGCGAATGGGGAGAAGATAACGCTAGTTGGGTTTGGCTCATTTGAGCGGCGTGAACGCTCCGAGCGCGAGGGGCGTAATCCCAAAACCCAAGAGACAATGACTATTCCAGCTACTAGAGTTCCTGGATTTTCTCCAGGGAAGCTGTTCAAAGAAAAAGTAGCGCCATAG
- a CDS encoding IS1380 family transposase, protein MTPNKNDCIPEQFRFEPVKSCPVIVNFKGKPVTSDAGLILIAELDRKREITSRLAACFKDYREPNKILHPINSLIAQRIYGLIMGYEDLNDHETLRHDAIFALAVGKVINSEQESITLAGKSTLNRIEHCPENVSSRVDSRYHRIEHDAEAIENLLVEIFLESYPKPPREIILDLDVTDDLVHGNQEETFFNPYYRGYCYAPLYIFCGQQILAAKLRASNVDPAEGGLSELQRVIKIIRSRWKDVKIIIRGDSAYSREDIMSWCESQTEIDYVFGLAQNPRLIQLSQSIKHRASEEYSGRLKPIVDFFETLFSPSPDLTNDAAAFVNNSVWYCSLDYQTLDSWSHSRRVVAKVEYSYEEVDTRFVVTSLPVNKIPPGRLYTQKYCPRGNMENCLKEQKLGLHSDRTSTHTFEGNQLRLWFASIAYILMNALREQCLAKTEFKNATVETIRTKLLKLGAVITISQRLILIAISSACPYKEIFAMVYKSLSQLPCPG, encoded by the coding sequence ATGACCCCAAATAAAAACGATTGTATACCGGAACAGTTCAGATTTGAACCTGTAAAGTCATGTCCAGTTATAGTTAATTTCAAGGGTAAACCTGTAACATCGGATGCAGGACTAATACTAATTGCGGAACTGGACAGAAAAAGAGAAATAACATCACGGCTGGCAGCATGTTTCAAAGACTACCGAGAGCCAAATAAAATTCTGCATCCAATTAATAGCTTAATTGCACAAAGAATATATGGCTTAATCATGGGCTATGAAGACTTAAATGACCACGAAACTCTACGCCATGATGCGATATTTGCACTTGCAGTTGGAAAAGTGATTAATTCGGAGCAAGAATCAATTACATTGGCGGGAAAAAGTACCTTAAATCGTATCGAGCATTGTCCAGAAAACGTATCATCAAGAGTGGATAGTCGATATCACCGCATTGAACATGATGCAGAAGCGATAGAAAATCTTTTGGTTGAAATATTTTTAGAATCCTACCCAAAACCTCCACGAGAGATAATTTTGGATTTAGATGTTACTGATGATTTAGTTCATGGTAATCAAGAAGAAACATTTTTTAATCCCTATTATCGGGGATATTGTTATGCTCCACTTTATATTTTCTGCGGTCAACAAATACTAGCAGCAAAACTTCGTGCATCTAACGTAGACCCAGCAGAAGGGGGATTGTCAGAATTACAACGGGTCATAAAAATAATACGTTCACGATGGAAGGATGTGAAAATTATTATTCGTGGAGATAGCGCTTATTCTAGAGAAGATATTATGTCATGGTGTGAATCTCAAACTGAAATTGATTATGTGTTTGGACTGGCACAAAATCCGAGGCTAATTCAGCTATCTCAATCAATAAAGCATCGTGCATCTGAAGAATACTCAGGAAGGCTTAAACCGATAGTCGATTTTTTTGAAACCTTATTCTCCCCATCACCAGATTTAACAAATGATGCAGCAGCATTTGTTAATAACTCAGTTTGGTATTGTTCTCTTGACTATCAAACTCTAGATAGCTGGAGCCATAGTCGTCGTGTTGTTGCCAAAGTTGAATATAGCTATGAAGAAGTCGATACTCGCTTTGTAGTCACTTCGCTCCCTGTTAATAAAATCCCGCCAGGGCGACTTTATACTCAAAAGTACTGCCCGCGCGGGAATATGGAAAATTGTTTAAAAGAACAAAAGCTAGGGTTACATAGTGATAGAACAAGTACCCATACGTTTGAAGGAAATCAATTACGTTTGTGGTTTGCGTCTATTGCTTATATTTTGATGAATGCTCTACGAGAACAATGTTTAGCAAAGACGGAATTCAAAAATGCAACTGTTGAGACTATACGCACAAAATTATTGAAGCTAGGAGCCGTCATTACTATTAGTCAACGACTAATTTTAATCGCAATTAGTAGTGCCTGCCCTTATAAAGAGATTTTCGCAATGGTTTATAAGAGTTTATCTCAATTACCTTGCCCTGGCTGA
- a CDS encoding type II toxin-antitoxin system VapC family toxin, with protein sequence MRYLLDTNACIVYLNRPMSSVRQRLESLSPADIAVCSIVKAELFYGAMRSNNPTRTLGLQEAFLNNFISLPFDDRAARTFGIIRAELAALGTPIGPYDLQIAAIALVNNLTLVTHNVEEFRRVNGLAIEDWEQEL encoded by the coding sequence GTGAGATATTTGTTAGATACTAATGCTTGTATTGTTTATCTAAATCGTCCGATGTCTAGTGTAAGGCAAAGGTTAGAGTCGCTCTCACCCGCAGATATTGCTGTTTGTTCAATAGTAAAAGCTGAACTATTTTATGGTGCAATGCGAAGTAACAATCCAACACGGACTTTAGGACTACAAGAAGCATTCTTGAATAATTTTATATCGTTGCCCTTTGATGATCGAGCCGCTCGGACTTTTGGCATAATACGGGCAGAACTAGCAGCACTCGGTACACCAATTGGCCCTTATGATTTGCAAATTGCAGCAATTGCGTTAGTGAATAACTTAACACTAGTGACACACAATGTAGAAGAGTTTCGTCGAGTTAATGGACTTGCAATTGAAGATTGGGAGCAAGAACTTTAG
- a CDS encoding GIY-YIG nuclease family protein — MKQENHQLNLFSDISPTPAVRAETLVMSKQSLLEWKSHILNYQQQIRETKPPLQATLFALAPKHCNPDAIEPLSLPLVPMSFYRMPADSPGEACIYFIIDSAADLILYVGETSCSNKRWKGIHGCKDYIVMYQDLHYRYGIKTAVNAAFWWDAPVERRSRQELELNLILKWQSPFNKENWQRWGQPFG, encoded by the coding sequence ATGAAACAGGAAAATCATCAACTAAACCTATTCTCTGATATTTCGCCGACACCAGCAGTTCGGGCAGAGACATTGGTGATGAGCAAACAATCGCTCTTGGAATGGAAATCTCATATTCTCAACTATCAACAGCAAATAAGGGAAACCAAGCCACCCCTTCAAGCAACATTATTCGCTCTAGCGCCAAAACACTGTAACCCAGATGCAATAGAGCCACTTTCACTACCCCTTGTGCCAATGTCGTTTTACCGGATGCCAGCAGACAGCCCAGGTGAAGCGTGTATTTATTTCATTATTGACTCTGCTGCTGATCTGATTCTGTATGTAGGAGAAACCAGCTGTAGCAATAAACGGTGGAAAGGGATTCATGGCTGTAAAGATTACATTGTCATGTACCAAGACTTGCATTATCGCTATGGAATAAAGACAGCAGTAAACGCAGCGTTTTGGTGGGATGCTCCAGTTGAACGACGCTCTCGGCAAGAGTTGGAGTTAAACTTAATTTTGAAATGGCAGTCGCCGTTTAATAAAGAAAACTGGCAGCGTTGGGGTCAACCATTTGGTTAA
- a CDS encoding S1/P1 nuclease, giving the protein MLKLHSFAKFSLLTLLSTILIWQYPAFAWNKSGHMVSGAITYSELKQNHQEVIEKMVAILKEHPEYSKFEQQWNSLKQSNISAENKNLYLFMWAAKWPDEARGNQTFDHPTWHYINFPYQPGSSSNSIPRQIPGEENIIFAFQKNLDIVQSNATNSEKAVAICWLFHLVGDVHQPLHTTKLITNQYPEPEGDRGGTRFYIRVKPDSQTISLHKFWDDLILGSENFQTVRNTATKIRASYQRSKLPELRETQFNNWAKVESFNIAKQKAYLNGKLSGSSDKSDGKPLPPNYAATAKPIAERRMSLAGYRLADVLNKLFGK; this is encoded by the coding sequence ATGCTGAAGTTACATTCTTTCGCTAAGTTTTCTTTATTAACACTATTATCAACAATCCTGATTTGGCAGTACCCAGCTTTTGCTTGGAATAAGTCTGGACACATGGTTTCAGGAGCGATCACCTACAGCGAACTCAAGCAGAATCATCAAGAAGTAATTGAGAAAATGGTTGCCATTTTAAAAGAACACCCTGAATACTCTAAATTTGAGCAGCAGTGGAATTCCCTCAAACAATCTAATATTTCTGCTGAAAATAAAAATTTGTACTTGTTTATGTGGGCGGCAAAATGGCCAGATGAAGCCCGTGGCAATCAAACATTTGATCACCCTACTTGGCACTACATAAATTTTCCTTATCAACCAGGCAGTTCTTCAAATTCAATTCCTCGTCAAATTCCTGGTGAAGAAAATATTATATTTGCTTTTCAAAAAAATCTTGATATTGTTCAAAGTAATGCCACTAACAGCGAAAAAGCAGTTGCGATATGCTGGCTATTCCATCTAGTAGGAGATGTGCATCAGCCATTGCATACCACCAAATTAATTACTAACCAGTATCCAGAACCAGAAGGTGATAGAGGCGGTACACGTTTTTATATTAGAGTTAAACCAGATAGTCAAACAATTAGTTTGCATAAATTCTGGGATGACCTCATACTAGGCTCAGAAAATTTTCAAACTGTTCGCAACACCGCAACCAAGATAAGAGCCTCCTATCAACGCAGTAAATTACCAGAATTAAGAGAAACTCAATTTAATAATTGGGCAAAAGTAGAGAGTTTTAATATCGCTAAACAAAAAGCATATCTCAATGGGAAACTTTCTGGCAGTAGTGATAAAAGTGATGGAAAGCCGTTACCGCCAAATTATGCTGCTACCGCCAAACCAATAGCAGAACGTCGGATGAGCTTGGCAGGCTACCGTCTAGCTGATGTGCTTAACAAACTGTTCGGCAAGTGA
- a CDS encoding DUF393 domain-containing protein — MSSPQIQSYGCNSSLDQPSSTLPSWKIKLLYDGQCPLCLREVNFLKKRDAGRGLVAFVDIAADDYSPQAHGNVDYETAMGRIHAVLPDGTLVKNVEVFHRIYEILGMGWVYAATSLPVIGAIADFLYGIWADWRLFLTGRPDLATIVRERSSRLACKTQSRCRLMDGDD, encoded by the coding sequence ATGTCCTCACCACAAATCCAATCCTACGGTTGTAATAGCTCTTTAGACCAGCCTTCATCCACTCTGCCGTCGTGGAAAATCAAACTGCTGTATGATGGTCAATGTCCCTTGTGTCTGCGTGAGGTTAACTTTTTGAAGAAGCGGGACGCAGGTCGAGGACTGGTAGCGTTTGTAGATATTGCAGCTGATGACTACAGCCCCCAAGCACATGGCAATGTTGACTATGAAACTGCAATGGGGCGTATTCATGCTGTGTTGCCAGACGGAACGCTAGTTAAAAATGTTGAGGTTTTCCATCGCATTTACGAAATTCTGGGGATGGGTTGGGTCTATGCTGCAACTTCCTTACCAGTTATCGGTGCTATTGCCGACTTCCTATATGGAATTTGGGCAGATTGGCGACTTTTCTTAACAGGACGACCAGATTTAGCGACTATTGTACGAGAGCGTTCTTCTCGACTTGCTTGCAAGACCCAAAGCCGTTGTCGCTTAATGGATGGAGATGACTAA
- a CDS encoding HNH endonuclease, which yields MANNQQKQCQLCQRQMEYLTVHHLVPRQNTKRKKQDPGPTANICSACHRQIHVLFDNKLLALELNTLDKLKDEPQMQKFLVWVRKLFPREAGISPSLKNKVGWRKRVAPGEYAITRLVP from the coding sequence ATGGCCAATAATCAACAAAAGCAATGCCAACTCTGCCAAAGACAGATGGAATATTTGACTGTCCATCACTTAGTTCCACGACAAAATACCAAACGCAAAAAACAAGACCCAGGCCCAACAGCAAATATTTGTTCTGCCTGCCATCGCCAGATTCATGTTTTATTCGATAATAAGCTGCTAGCCCTTGAACTCAACACTTTAGACAAGCTTAAAGATGAACCGCAAATGCAGAAATTTTTGGTTTGGGTAAGAAAGCTTTTCCCCAGGGAAGCGGGTATCAGTCCATCGCTAAAAAATAAGGTAGGATGGCGTAAGCGCGTTGCTCCCGGCGAATATGCGATCACACGACTTGTACCCTAA